TTTGTCTGATTTTGGAATCAGGGttatgttagctttataaaatcttaaattggtatgttcttatgagaatgacagtattaaacaataaAGGAGTTGTTATGTGGTACAGAAATTTCAAACACTATTGCTGGTCCTCAGCTTTTATGATTCATGTTTTTGGATGCTAGGTATTTCAGAAGTATGTGAAAGCATGGGTGGGAATGGGGGAAGTGTGCCCAAACTCACCCCAAAATAGATTATATCATCCCAACTTTAagatacctggagttttggtcagattggtttcCCCTCAAAGTCATAAAGGGGTAGTGAAGAAAGGCCAGAGGCAAAGTGgagattgtgggtgatggatacACCAGGTATGGCTTCAGCAGGACAGCCACTTGGATTGCCATTTCCTCCCAAGatttccagctttcagctgtgtggctggtCTACCCATAATTTTCACAGCTTAGTTTACAACTCTTTCGAGATCAGAATGAGTCTATAAAGCTGGCAACTGCATTTTTCTAGTGGAATTTCTTACATGATCGCAAAGAACTCATTTAACTTTTCTACATGAAAGTGCACATTAAGTGAATCTCACATATTTGGCACATTACCTAGCATttcttaaaagaatataaaaacattgcACAATTATTAAGTCCAATCTAAATTGCCttataatcttaaaaattaatgagggtaaaagacaaagaaagattcACTTTTCAGTCTAAgccaaatttcattttaattgtaCCCTTCTCCTCTGGAGATTCTCCATCTCACTAAAAGTTATTTGCTGTCAGGCTCTTCATACACAGACTATCTACTGATCATAATCATGACCATGACCATGGCCATGACTTCACTGTCCATAGATGGAGCAATCTCTAGCCAAAAAAGGAACTATGTACTGCTCCACTATTAAACTAGTTATTTGTCTTGCCTCTTGGTGCATCCCTCTGATTACAAAATCCTTGGTAGAAATAATGCCCAAGTAGGCCCAGGATTTGGTTCAAGCTCTGCCTGACTCTATGAACCTCCCTAAATCACCCACTTTCATTGTTCCCCACTCCCAATTCATATATGGAAGGTTAAAGGAATGACTCTGGGCTCTAAGAGAAAGCTTTCCTTCCTAGTCATAGCCCAGTACCACTCTCAAAGAAAGCAGTAATAAAATGCCCTTTATTTTACACATAATCTTATTAagtatgaaataatttaaatgactaaactatagaaaaacaatttttgatCAACTAtgaacaccttaccttcatgcctgAGTAAAtggttcaatatatttttatgcattttatttatttgtagttcCCAGATTTTTATAGGTTAGTGACCAGGAACAAAAAACCCCCAGAGAGTTGtgatatgaaaataattattgtaatatgcaactactactactactgctggAGTGAATATTTCTGCGGAGTTCTTCCATCTGTATTTGAagtcttcttctttcctcttcaatTCTCCTTCTTTCCTGTTCAGCTGCTTCCTAAAGAGcgagaaataaaacattattttagaaattatcttGTCTTTACTAAGAAAGATAGGTCCTGcccttttgctttttgtttatgtACAATTTAACCCTCACTTTTGAGGGTTAGATTTTATACTTGTATACAAGTGTATACAAGTATACActtatatatgttttctttttttttttctagctgcAAAATCATTATAACTTTATAATCCCTGAAATACTGACATTTCAAGAGTTTGATCCTGAATCTCCTTTCTCATTCTCCTTGGACAATCTGATTCACATCCTTGACTTTAACCCTCATTTACACAGATCTAACTGAGAATTTTAGTTCTAGCACTATTACAAAAAACTGTTACAACTGTTTTGGTGACATCTATAATCAGGTGAGGGGTCTGACTCTTACATGAATACAAATGTTGAACCCACACTTACACGTGTGGAGGAAAGTAGAAAATAGTAAGATCTAAAATTCAAGGTTGACTCTTCAGTTCTTGGCTGTacttaaaaaaatcttgaaaCAATGTACAGAAAGGTAGACTGGGAGAATCCTGTGCCTAATAAGGGTGTCTACTATGAATTTCATAAGAgattttcaaaagcaaaaaattgCAGCTCCCACCAATGGGAAAGTGATAATGTGAAATGTTCTGCAATAGAGACATCTGGTGTCTTTTTGGAAcaaaactgtttttttgttttttgctttttgggccacacccatttgatgctcaggggttactcctggctaagcgctgagaaattgcccctggcttgggggaaccctatgggacgccaggggatcgaaccactgtcctttcttggctagcgcttgcaaggcagacaccttacctctagtgccaactcACCTGCCCCACCAAActgttttaattagaaaaatggggatcttatttttctgtttcaaacAGATCAGATTAGAATATACAAAACAttaaaagacaagataaaatcaAGTCTGAAAGTTTATAATATGCAAATGCAACAACAATTACTGCATCAATCCACTAATGTACAACGAACTTAACAAGGCAATCTTTGACATTGATCATATTTAATCCCTATGACCCAAGGAAATGACACtaagaaacaattaaaaattttaaaagactacTACACTGGATTAGAAATATATTTGACAAGGTTAGTATTTATTCTATGCCAAATATCATTGTGAATATGATGAATTAATTACTTAAATAGCTCTcatgaaataaacaatataaagtgGATAATAACTGACTCCATTTTCCAAAGTGGAAATGAAGACACAGTGGTTCCAATAATTTGTCGAAACTATACACTTGGTAAATGGAGGAAACAATATTCATAATCATGCTACCTGACTCCTTAATTTTTACCCTGATCCACAGCTGTATGCTTCTTTTACCCCCTTTGCCCCTGTTTTATGCTATCATCCATGCTGAGAGGATAGAGTTCATCAAAATCTTGAGATGAAATAAGTGAATACCTGGAGTGCGCGTTCAATGTTTCTCTGTTGTTCTTCTCGCTGTTGGGCCCTTATTCTCTCCTGTCGGACCCTTTCCATCTCTAGTTGTCGCATGTGTTCCTCGTGGGCTCTTTGCCTCTCCTCAATCCTTTTCTGGTTTGCCAACTTTGCAGCTTCTGCAGCTCTTTTTCTAGCCATTTCCTCTGAGAAACAACAAAATGACAAGTTTCTCTAGAATAAAGTGCTTCCTCTTTGGgtctctcactcttttttctttcttatttttttctatatatgacATTTTATTGAGGTGCTCTGACTTATAATACTCTTAAGACAGTATCATGaatacattgttccaacaccacactcagCATCAGAGtatccacttcccttcaccagcatCCTAATGGTCCTCTCACCTACCTCTCTGTCTCATAACTCTGTAATCTTGGTTTCCTTCCActcttgtattttttgttgttgttgtttttgtttttgggtcacaactggcagcgctcaggggttactcctggctctacgctcagaaatcgtccctacaggctcgggaaaccatatgggatgccgggattcgaactgccgtacttttgcatgcaaggcaaacacactaccttcatgctatctctctggcccctccttcaaCTCTTATTTCAAGTTGTTACTACTCCCTAGAAAAATGTCCCAggcagccttaatactgcggggtcaccaacaagggccagctctaacatgatatcctgacaacgaggaaaatgtgaacaacttgaccttagagcagattagcctactttaccagctaacgacaagacaaaaccagaagacttgtcaccctttggtaggtccaaaagccaagatcgcgctttacagatgactggctgctagaaccatgaccagactgtatacatcttgggtccaataaaaaagccctagtttagggtttgaactatgacttgcacaataaacatgatccccagttccaaaggtctggcagagataattgtaacggaatggggtttctggaagcacaaagaaagacgctatcctaggtgccatcctaggttcagcgcaaagaccaagatcaccaactacagaagaaggattaaaatgacgctgagggaacagaacctctagaaccacaaagactgacttcatcataagtcccacctcaggatctgtgcagatactgagacctctagacacagaggtctgattgtatcacccaggacaaagcagaagtcttccacacaccacaaaagcaccaccgggagagtaaatgatcctgaacagagtctatagttgatcccatgacaatatactccaaggacggagaaaccccatatttcttaggccaagtgaattccttttcgaatgaccccaatatttactgtgccagggcaggagggaaaaaacaaaaatacaaaaagcacaaaaccttggttattttttatatattattttttatcttcatttattattattttttttatttacctatctatttttggtcgatttctctgtttgggtgtgattattgaaattgttgtccccagttatacttatttttttctcttcctttcttttctttctttatgtgctatgccatgtttcttatttcaagaccatggcgtgtgtttttttgtttttgtttgtttgtttgtttttctttgttttgtttttgtttgtttgtttgttttttgtggtgcttatcaatatagctggagtcctcactggatatttgacacttcttttggtactgggggagtgtttcaccttcttttcttccttcatctctcaaatcgttgatgagagcccctagaaggatgccgcccattttcggcgtattagactcttaccccagtttattacttttctctttttcaaacaaaaccatgcatcttgaactagctagtcctgcctccaggtagagggggaaataagggagacatcaagaccaaacaggtgcaagactactaagtagtaggtcagatacagaggggaccacatattcaagccaccctgggagtgagggaagaggaaatgggagggaggacaaaaatggaggtgtagggaggacaatttggcgatgggaatcccccggattttatgtaaatatgtacctaaaataatattgtcaacaaatgtaagccactatgatcaaaataaaaattatattaaaaaaatagaaagaactctcacccaaaaaaaaaaaaaaaaaagaaaagaaaaatgtcccaggaactgtttttttttcctttccggTAAACAAATACAGCTGTGATGGAAACTCTATTCAGAGAAAACCTGAAGAATTGAGAATAATTGTTGTTTGGTCAATAGGCTTAAAAAGTGCTTATCATCATAGTTTatcaaaaatgcaaattaaaagaaGAATGAGGGGCCGGTGCGGttccgctagaggtaaggtgtctgccttgccagcgctagcctaggatggaccatggttccatcacccggggtccatatggtcccccaagccaggagtgactcctgaggacatagctaggagtaacccatgagcatcaccgggtgtggcccaaaaaaacaaaaaaaacaaacaaaaaacaacaacaacaaaaaagaagaatgaggTAATATCACACACTAGTGAGAAGGGCCTACATGACAAAGACCATAAACATTAAGTGTTGTTGAGATGTGgtggaaaaggaactctcatttactattGGAGTGGCTGTTACATAGTTCAGCCTCTCTGGAAAACTATTTAGAGACTACACAAAGCGCTGCAAATAATATATCTATGTGTACCAATGTTCATCACAGAACTATTCGCAATAGCCAAGACCTGGGAGAAAAGTTCtgaacaaaagataaataaacaaataaattgtggtgtctgtatttgtgtgtatacatgcatatatatttttatatatgcatgaTAGAATAATATTCAGTTAGAGAATAGAGAACATTTTAAGTTTGCTGGAACTTGAATggaattgtgtgtatgtgtatgtataataatattatatagtattatataataatataataaaataattttttaaatataggaatTTATGGAAttcttttggtttcttctcaCCATCCAACTGCTTTTGCTTGGCTGTGAGAGTCTGGTCTGTCTGTAGAATGGCATCACTCGTCGCCTTCTGGGACTGTAAATATTTCTGCAGAACTTCCTCAGCCTAAAAATCCCCAAAAGAATGTATTAAGAATTAGTAAATGgttattaaaaaattctataaatagaTCCTTgggtgtttctgtttttgtttatgatttttgtctttgcaGCATCTTCTCTTGCCAGAGCACTTTAGAACTTTATATACTAAAGATTTGGGTATAGATAGAAAATACTATAACTTGGGTTTAAAAGACTGTTAGGAATATAGAAAATATGCTctatttctctgtgtctgtccaccagtctgtctgtctctgagCATCAGtatgtctgtctttgtctctgtgtctccgtctctgtctctctcttcctctctatgACACTAAGTCACAAAGGACtcattgaggggccgggcggtggcgctggaggtaaggtgcctgccttgcctgcgctagcctaggacggaccgcggttcgatcccccggcgtcccatatggtcccccaagaagccaggagcaacttctgagcgcatagccaggagtaacccctgagccacagggtgtggcccaaaaaccaaaaaacaaaacaaaacaaaaaaaaaaaacaaaggactcATTGAGTCTCGAGATTTGTTCCCATGGAGTACAGAGAGAGTCTTTCTGAGAACAAAGTGCATAGTGAAAAAAACAGAATGGGGAACTGTTCTGGGTTttgagggaaaaagggagatgtTAAAAATATTGCTTAAATTTAAGAATATAGCAATAATTGCAATATTTTGTCTTTGGTTCATCtaactcataaaattaaaataatttctttttatataggtACCACCCCAATATGTTCAGGGGTCAGTAGGCACCAGAGTTGGAACTCAGTACATTGAGCACTCCAGGTACATGCTCTACCATTTGTTGGGAAGATTGTCAATACCTCATTTTCTTaagttagttttaatttttaggaTTCTGTCAAAGGTGGTAAAAGATCCCCCTGCTACAATAAATGTTGATGGCTACAATAGACACTTGCTAGCTAGGGGTAATAGTTTCTTTCAATTCCATAGATATCATTAGTGCATAATTTTCTACtgggtttttatttaaaaacactttCTCACAAGTTTCAGAAAGTTGTAGTTAAAATGAGGGATACCTGTACTCCTTTCATGGGCTCCTGATAGTATTTTGCCTTCAACTCTTCAGTCTTCTGAATGAAGAGGCAATGTCCCCCTGACTTGGAATAAATTCCTTGTTTCACACTATTTTCTAGAGGACCAAAGATACTCTGAATTAGAGCCGAGCAGCGATCAGATGATGCCTTCAAGTTCTGCTTATTAAAGTCATCCAGTTTTGCTTGTAGTTGCATCTGCAGAGACAAATGTCCATGAAAATAAATGTCATGGATACCTCAACATTTTAGAATAGGGCTTTTTAACGCTCAATGGCaaaatgcatgccttgcatgaagaaaatAGATTTAGATTCCTGGAACACACAAAAACACATGCACTAACATATCTACAAAAGaaactttatgtattttttttctggagctcTAAAAGACCAATAACTCTGGTCTTTTAGAAGAAGGTTCTTTGTAGCAAGCCTGGAAAATTGAGACTGGGATCTTCTAAAGCCagtttctctttatatttctgaTGATGTTGTGTTCTTCAGACTGCAAATTTTTAACATACAGGTATGTGTTTCTGATGTTGAACATCAAAATCCCTCAattacattattcttttttttaagtaagatctAGATTTTTATAAATGCTTTAATATCCAGTATTATATGGAAAGAGAGGATGCAATTTCTTCTCAGCTAGGTGTCATGAAATTATAGGCTAAAAAGCTACTAAATGATATTGTgaagatataaaagatataatCTATTAGTATATCAGTTCAGCAGTTCTGTGTTATATTAACAGAAAAGGAGAATTAacactataattaaaaattatttaggtaACATTGATTTATCTATGTTGTATGTTTAAGTTTCAGGAAtgccttttctcccttcttcagAAGTAAATTTCCAAACCACACCTACAACAAAAAATGCTGAAATCCCTAACCACATCAACGCAGTCTCTACAAATTCTGTGTCCTCTCTGTCCTTTATCTGGTAACTTCAATTAGTAATGTGAAACCATGGATATGTTTTGTCTGTTCCCTTGCTTTgttgcttcttgtttttttttaggattaTACCCTCCAACttgaataaaaaatgttttgtttgtttgtttgggggccacactctgtggtgctgagagttactcttggctctgcattcaagggtcattcctggcggtgcttgagATACCAGAGTTCGAACCCTgggcagctgcaggcaaggcaaatgctctgcccgcTGTATTATGGCTCCAACTCAGTGTTCTTTAAGGGAtgatatttctttcaaaaatttacACAAGTATGTAAATGGTGTTGTGAGTATATGAATATTTCAGAAAGTTTAGGACCCATAGTCTTTACATATTTACTTGTTTACTTTCAGAGTAACATTTTTATCTTGAGCACTTAAGTGATAATCATTCTTTTTAgtctagaaataatttctttcctttcttaatttgtcaattttcttttcataacAATACTTTGCTCTCCATTGTCTTTAAGCCACATGAAGTaagtcaaaataatattaataaataacaataaactaATAGTAGTAGGgccagataatacagcagtaaagTGTTGACCTTGCATTTAGGTGATTTGGGTCTggtccttagcaccacatatggtccctcaatccttGTCAGGGTTGATCCCAGGGCAcaagctaggagtaagacctaagcataTATAGCTAAGTTATAACTCACTCTGCTCTCCaaataataatggtaataataataacaaaataacaacaacaataatcacctctaattcttttttgaaattttgatCCTCATCATTAAAAGAGTTTTTCAAGAAGATTTCCAAGGCCTCTTTTTCACTGGCTCTGTGTAGGTCCAGCAGCTCTGAATGACTTTCTGTGGGAAACTTCACCTTCTGGTCCATCTGCTGGGTATAACGGGCAATGGCCCTTTGCACTGCTTCAGAGTTTTTGATCTGAGCCAATGCTGAGATTGAGTTCTCCATGCAGGGCAGATCTCTGCTGCTGATGACCTTGGTATAGGTGAGCACCAGGTTCTCTAGATCTTGACAGAGTGAAGAAATTCGtgtattatttatagaaaaacagGACAAGTCATAAACTGAGACTGTTAATTTAACCATAAATTGCCTAACGTTTTTGAATATTCCATAGTGTCCAATGGAACCAAATAAGTTCCTTAGAGAAATTATATGACCAAGAAacattctgttctttcttttggaaaaaaaaagtatttaaaggggAAACTCAAGATGTCtgaatttttgtagaaaaataagaaaatagttaCGTAGttactaatatttatttagttaagcctttgcctgtttattttattttctcacccCAAGGTACCTATTCccttcaagattttatttttttcttcaactttaGAATGTAAATCTGTTATAAATACTACCCTATTCTGACAAAGCACATACTTAAAAAATTGGACTAGGTCACTTTCGTTATTTTCGGGGGAACTTTCTCATTTGTCTTTGCCATTTATACTTTTGTTTGCACTCACTTTCCTTGTAGCAAAATGTTATAGAGCTTTTTAGAtatagagttttgatcaaaagtTGGAGCAAGAAGCTCacttatatttcttttagaaTTCTATCTAGACAACATATGCTTCTCTCCGATGTTTTTTAACAAGGAAGTTCTATTTCTATAAACTTCATACCTTCCTGTTCTTGTACATATCAAAAGCTATAAAACGTATGAATTCATTCTGCTGGTGGAACAAATGCTACAAAACCAGTGGTATTAGTGTACTTCAACAGTAGACCACTTCTGAATAGGAGTTCTTTATTTGATTATTCTTCcaggttctatttctttttttatagtaatATAGAAGTGTTACTAAAAACACACACAAGAAATGTTACTGGTACTCAAAGAATTTAGTAAGTACAATATATTGTTGTGTATAAcgtataacaaataaaaatctagtaTGATTTTATTGTTACAGCTAATTATGCATTTTAATCACTGGCAATGGAAGCTGAGACAAACCAATGTACCTACTACTTAtgttgaattaaagaaaaatcctCTAAAAGTTACTCACCAGACCCATTGACCTGAATGCCTGCTGAATGAGATTTAGTCTTGGAATTTCTGAAAATGTAGGAACAGAAATCTGTCACCTGTAGTACAAATTCAGGATCCAGCTCATTATTATCCAATACCTCAAGCTGGGCAAGTTTTTTTCTGTGAGCTGGAGAGTCAAAAATAAAGCATTTCCTTCTTGGAAAAAATTTCTGTATACACAGACGGGGCAAATTGAAATTCTGAATACTTTGATCAGTACCTGAAGAGGAAAACATAGGACACATTTAGTATggtattactatttttaaaatgttttccttcaGTAAATTACCAAGAGATGTTAAAAAATCTGATGAACCCTAAGcagaaagttaaaagaaaaaaggaagtaaaagagTCAGTGAAAGAAAAACAGTATTAATTTTCTTCAGAAATGGAGTGGCAAGATAATTGAATATTGAACTATTAATGatcaattattaatattattatatcatataatattaatatattaattaatttttttgtttttttcaggccacatccatttgatgctcaggggttactcctggctaagtgttcagtaattgcccctggcttggtggtcccatatgggacgccgggggatcgaaccgcggtccttccttggctagcgcttgcaaggcagacaccttacctctagtgccacctcattgGCCCCAATAATAGTAATATCATAAATATTGAACTTATTAAAGTTTGACATCAAACTAAAGataatttatctttaaagatAATTAATAAGTTCAATATTAAATTATCTTGCCACCccatttctgaaaaaaatcaattgatCAAATGAATAAATGTTGGCATCTGTAATTTTTACTACCACATACAATACATATCTCTTGTATTattcctcccatcctccttctAATGTCCCTGTTACCTTGCTTTGGCCTCAATGAGTTCTCCAGATATTCATCTGCTGTGATAGA
The Suncus etruscus isolate mSunEtr1 chromosome 4, mSunEtr1.pri.cur, whole genome shotgun sequence genome window above contains:
- the LOC126007038 gene encoding guanylate-binding protein 5-like, with product MDAGGFMSDPLCLIENNNGHLVVNPEALKILSAITQPLDVVAIVGLYRTGKSYLMNKLAQKMKGFSVGSTIQSHTKGIWMWCMPHPEKPNHTLVLLDTEGLGDIEKGDNKNDTQIFVLAMLLSSTFVYNTMNKIDQQALDLLYYVTEVSDLLRTISPELDVVENETDVSIFPDLVWTLRDFFLDLEQDGQSITADEYLENSLRPKQGTDQSIQNFNLPRLCIQKFFPRRKCFIFDSPAHRKKLAQLEVLDNNELDPEFVLQVTDFCSYIFRNSKTKSHSAGIQVNGSDLENLVLTYTKVISSRDLPCMENSISALAQIKNSEAVQRAIARYTQQMDQKVKFPTESHSELLDLHRASEKEALEIFLKNSFNDEDQNFKKELEMQLQAKLDDFNKQNLKASSDRCSALIQSIFGPLENSVKQGIYSKSGGHCLFIQKTEELKAKYYQEPMKGVQAEEVLQKYLQSQKATSDAILQTDQTLTAKQKQLDEEMARKRAAEAAKLANQKRIEERQRAHEEHMRQLEMERVRQERIRAQQREEQQRNIERALQEAAEQERRRIEEERRRLQIQMEELRRNIHSSSSSSSCILQ